A single window of Meiothermus sp. DNA harbors:
- a CDS encoding LeuA family protein encodes MPEPTHIPRIEVVDTTFRDGQQSPLLFDTEKYRFALEEKKLLLTGLIELGVTHFEFFSPVVGAAEEEDVRELIAHAQALSPKPLMLLAHCRCNLEDIQRALEVGCNGLNLYLGVSPLAQQHNAQKPLDEAVALAEGVLREVRTAYPQMYLRFSAEDAFRTPLADLFRLYDAVYPYVNTLGLPDTVGIAEPEDVTRVVSALRERYPKAALECHFHNDRGLALANVLAAVRAGVRYIDASIWGLAERSGIPSVTGVLFNLSKRYPELKEQYNLSQCYPLNVLMASILGTLVPYTEPVSLTNRTHTAGVHQKAVLNEKKVYEAHSLHDFGVDKNQLLLGPLSGWNLIYYYLKEVEAFEITKEQAKRITQEFKNRSGEIGRSKKPEELLLEIALAHGLSRHPIPEEVPTARLENLD; translated from the coding sequence ATGCCAGAGCCTACCCACATCCCACGGATCGAAGTTGTGGACACCACCTTCCGCGATGGTCAGCAGTCGCCGCTTTTGTTCGATACCGAGAAGTACCGCTTTGCCCTGGAAGAAAAGAAGTTACTGCTAACCGGTTTGATCGAGCTGGGGGTGACGCACTTCGAGTTTTTCTCGCCGGTGGTGGGCGCAGCCGAGGAAGAGGACGTGCGGGAGCTCATTGCCCATGCCCAGGCCCTTAGCCCAAAACCCCTGATGCTGCTAGCCCATTGTCGCTGCAACCTCGAGGATATCCAGCGGGCGCTCGAGGTGGGCTGCAACGGCCTGAACCTGTACCTGGGGGTCTCGCCCTTGGCCCAGCAGCACAACGCACAAAAGCCCTTGGACGAGGCAGTGGCCCTGGCCGAGGGGGTGCTGCGGGAGGTGCGAACGGCCTACCCCCAGATGTACCTGCGCTTCAGCGCCGAGGACGCCTTCCGCACGCCTCTGGCAGACCTCTTCCGGCTGTACGATGCGGTTTATCCCTACGTGAACACGCTGGGTCTGCCCGACACGGTGGGCATCGCCGAGCCGGAGGACGTGACCCGGGTGGTCTCTGCCCTACGCGAGCGCTACCCCAAGGCCGCGCTCGAGTGCCACTTCCACAACGACCGGGGCCTGGCCCTGGCCAACGTGCTGGCCGCGGTGCGGGCCGGGGTGCGCTACATAGACGCCTCCATCTGGGGCCTGGCCGAGCGCTCGGGGATTCCTTCGGTCACGGGGGTGCTGTTCAACCTGTCCAAGCGCTACCCCGAGCTTAAGGAGCAGTACAACCTGAGCCAGTGTTACCCCCTGAACGTATTGATGGCCTCCATTCTGGGTACGCTGGTGCCTTACACCGAGCCCGTTTCCCTGACCAACCGTACCCACACCGCCGGGGTGCACCAGAAAGCCGTGCTGAACGAGAAAAAGGTCTACGAGGCCCACAGTCTGCACGACTTCGGGGTGGACAAAAACCAGCTTCTTCTGGGGCCCCTATCGGGCTGGAACCTGATTTACTACTATCTAAAAGAGGTGGAGGCCTTCGAGATAACCAAAGAGCAGGCCAAACGCATCACCCAGGAATTTAAGAATCGCTCCGGCGAGATTGGCCGCAGCAAGAAGCCCGAAGAACTTTTGCTGGAAATTGCCCTGGCCCACGGTCTCTCCCGGCACCCCATCCCGGAAGAGGTGCCCACCGCGCGATTGGAAAACCTGGACTAA
- a CDS encoding paraquat-inducible protein A has protein sequence MEDLEVICPVCNEPNYLPAEELEELTSDDYLECESCGAYLQILSTDPLEVAVIEEGEEGFFVDCPECGLTFEVGTEEEVVCPECGHRFVPDWSELDEDEEDADYRS, from the coding sequence ATGGAAGACCTAGAAGTGATCTGCCCGGTGTGCAACGAACCCAACTACCTCCCCGCCGAAGAGCTGGAGGAACTCACCTCCGACGACTATCTCGAGTGCGAGTCCTGCGGGGCCTACCTGCAAATCCTCTCCACCGATCCCCTGGAAGTGGCGGTGATCGAAGAAGGCGAAGAAGGGTTTTTTGTAGACTGCCCCGAGTGCGGCCTGACTTTTGAGGTAGGAACCGAGGAAGAGGTAGTCTGCCCGGAGTGCGGACATCGCTTTGTGCCCGACTGGTCGGAGCTGGACGAAGACGAGGAAGACGCCGATTATCGATCCTAG
- a CDS encoding S8 family serine peptidase, with product MQNNLCKPLGRLRNGFLLAAALLLSACGGLQGAPQATLADPGYIITVRVGAGDTPDALQQKYGGAILSWYPDQGLAHLKLSTPEHTALMSRGVSVQSTSNGTLDSPEVGANGYNSWAGGFNSWAGGFNSWAGGWNSWAGGTNLPAAPGENTPTFMQVRLPQAHAIARKFGEGVKVAVVDTGIDTAHPGFSGRLAPSSEWRDFIDNDNNPMEPSGGSAYGHGTAAAGLILQVAPKATILPIRVLNSNGQGNLDQVILAINHAVNAGARVINLSLGTLEWYQPLVDAINFANSRGVWVVASAGNQGKKDEITYPGRWGWWLSNVIGVGSVDSDDKLSSFSSFGADVFTWAPGNDVSSYYPGNRTAKVRGTSFAAPLVAGALALAYSETTDTWARNNLKSHYQDSLESQSLWYKLYKANSSWCSVLDSLGNLWCHGAGRLDIERFLRRLPGFSPTSNTGTLDFVKNGSFESGSFADWTTSGSVTMGWVDLLDEYFAGEYGARINGMGSLEQTISGLTPNTTYTLSAWVKVEGDTLELGVRNFGANEKIASTRKTDWIQSTLDFKTGANNTSATIFVRKAQGSKSAFADLITVTQK from the coding sequence GTGCAAAATAATCTATGCAAACCACTTGGCAGGCTACGCAACGGGTTTTTACTCGCTGCGGCTTTGCTGCTCTCGGCCTGCGGTGGGCTTCAGGGCGCACCGCAGGCAACTCTGGCCGACCCTGGCTACATCATCACCGTTCGGGTTGGGGCCGGCGATACCCCAGACGCCTTGCAGCAAAAATACGGCGGCGCCATCCTCTCCTGGTATCCCGACCAGGGCCTTGCCCACCTGAAACTGAGCACCCCCGAGCACACCGCACTAATGTCCCGCGGCGTCTCGGTGCAGTCTACGTCCAACGGCACCCTGGATTCGCCCGAGGTAGGGGCCAATGGCTATAACTCCTGGGCCGGCGGATTCAATAGCTGGGCCGGAGGTTTCAACAGTTGGGCGGGGGGCTGGAATAGCTGGGCCGGAGGCACCAACCTTCCGGCTGCACCGGGCGAGAACACCCCAACCTTCATGCAGGTTCGGCTGCCCCAGGCCCACGCCATTGCCCGAAAATTCGGCGAAGGGGTCAAGGTAGCTGTGGTGGATACCGGCATCGACACCGCGCACCCCGGCTTCTCGGGTCGCCTGGCACCGAGCAGCGAGTGGCGCGATTTTATTGATAACGACAACAACCCCATGGAGCCTAGCGGGGGCAGCGCCTACGGCCACGGCACCGCCGCCGCAGGTCTCATTTTGCAGGTCGCGCCCAAGGCCACCATCCTGCCCATCCGGGTGCTGAATAGCAACGGGCAGGGCAACCTGGATCAGGTGATCCTGGCCATCAACCACGCGGTGAATGCCGGAGCCCGGGTGATCAATCTGTCGCTTGGAACCCTCGAGTGGTACCAGCCGCTGGTGGATGCCATCAACTTTGCCAACTCCAGAGGGGTTTGGGTGGTGGCCTCGGCCGGTAACCAGGGTAAAAAAGATGAAATTACCTACCCGGGCCGCTGGGGCTGGTGGTTGAGCAATGTGATCGGGGTGGGCAGCGTGGATAGCGACGACAAACTCTCGAGCTTCTCTTCCTTTGGAGCGGATGTATTCACCTGGGCGCCCGGTAACGATGTATCTAGCTATTACCCCGGCAATCGCACGGCCAAGGTTCGAGGTACTTCCTTCGCCGCCCCGCTGGTTGCGGGGGCGCTGGCCCTGGCCTATAGCGAAACTACCGATACCTGGGCTCGCAACAACCTAAAAAGCCATTACCAGGACAGCCTGGAAAGCCAGAGCCTGTGGTACAAGCTGTACAAAGCCAACTCGAGCTGGTGCAGCGTTTTGGATAGCTTGGGCAATTTGTGGTGCCACGGCGCGGGCCGCCTGGACATCGAGCGCTTTTTGCGCCGCTTACCGGGTTTTTCTCCGACCTCCAATACCGGGACGCTGGACTTTGTAAAGAACGGCAGCTTCGAGTCTGGGAGTTTTGCGGACTGGACAACCAGCGGCAGCGTCACGATGGGCTGGGTGGACTTGTTGGACGAGTATTTTGCCGGTGAATACGGGGCCCGTATCAACGGCATGGGCAGCCTCGAGCAGACCATCAGTGGCCTGACCCCCAATACCACGTATACCCTGAGTGCATGGGTTAAGGTAGAGGGTGATACTTTGGAGCTGGGGGTTCGAAACTTCGGCGCCAACGAGAAAATTGCCTCGACGAGGAAAACGGATTGGATTCAAAGCACGCTAGATTTCAAAACCGGCGCCAACAACACCTCTGCCACCATTTTCGTTCGCAAGGCCCAGGGATCAAAATCCGCCTTTGCCGACCTGATTACCGTCACCCAGAAGTGA
- a CDS encoding diguanylate cyclase: MPASLIERLLAAGAVQAFELGLEELLRVLPGIEQVFLWVRDGQNRFSLQAFRGVPKTALEGVEAVLESSLRMAYLGSPEDWLAGKAHLDHEGHVLHRALSTLSDKLEPIQPPAVNLTLPLVANQQVWAVLYLHAPAPILGPIEAERVSQFMAGIAPILREVYLRESAERQSLWLSAINALLRAPHEQPLEVGLQDALEEATRLSGAEGARLITFEGHAIRTVAQAGWGSGLPVEAAITRQLSERLRSGQQVGIPRYDLYPAHRPELVEAGLRSLFILPILRQSSEVSALLLFSTQQHWLPDAQTQELLGDMAAAIGVVRVEWTLRRELAWAAYTDPLTGLGNRRAFERDLEKLARLPQGRVGVLVLFDLDEFKLINDTYGHIHADHVLVRLGGVLRAKARAGDRAYRLGGDEFALIIEGSPTLNPARTAERYRALLEEIRVSDSTFLRVSLGYAVYPNDGTDIQSLWRIADDQMYKDKAMRKGRTPLFAGLEQRFTVFQIQTPLFRLANRLAQVLRMGPEEHQVLQASCYLLQMALGEVEPRPEVQIPDGLLREAARVLMFVQSPWDDSSEAREAIPRVARVLQVAHWFASAIRPLEGRAARSIEEALEEVAQQARQRFDPVVLEALYSIRGWLSQELAA; this comes from the coding sequence GTGCCTGCCTCTCTTATAGAACGCTTGCTGGCTGCGGGTGCGGTGCAGGCATTTGAGCTGGGATTGGAAGAACTTCTACGCGTACTGCCGGGGATCGAACAGGTTTTTTTGTGGGTACGAGACGGTCAGAACCGCTTTAGTTTGCAGGCTTTTCGGGGTGTGCCCAAGACAGCCCTCGAGGGAGTCGAAGCCGTGCTGGAGTCCTCGCTCAGGATGGCCTATCTGGGTTCGCCGGAGGACTGGCTGGCCGGCAAGGCGCACCTCGACCACGAGGGGCATGTGCTGCATCGGGCGCTGAGTACCCTGTCCGACAAGCTCGAGCCCATACAGCCACCCGCGGTCAACCTGACCCTGCCGCTGGTAGCCAACCAGCAGGTCTGGGCGGTGCTATACCTCCATGCCCCGGCCCCCATCCTTGGCCCGATAGAAGCCGAGCGGGTAAGCCAGTTCATGGCCGGGATAGCGCCCATCCTGCGCGAGGTGTACTTGCGCGAATCTGCCGAGCGCCAGTCGCTATGGCTCTCGGCGATTAATGCCTTGTTGCGGGCGCCGCATGAACAGCCACTCGAGGTGGGGTTGCAGGATGCCCTCGAGGAAGCCACCCGGCTTTCGGGAGCGGAAGGGGCCCGCCTGATTACCTTTGAAGGGCACGCTATTCGCACCGTTGCCCAGGCCGGCTGGGGTTCGGGGCTGCCGGTGGAAGCAGCAATTACCCGTCAGTTGAGCGAGCGCTTGCGCAGCGGCCAACAGGTGGGCATTCCCCGCTACGACCTGTACCCTGCACACCGGCCCGAGCTGGTAGAAGCCGGGTTGCGCAGCCTGTTTATCCTGCCCATCTTGAGGCAAAGCAGCGAAGTTAGTGCCTTACTGCTTTTTAGTACCCAGCAGCACTGGCTGCCCGATGCCCAGACCCAAGAACTTCTGGGGGATATGGCGGCGGCCATTGGGGTGGTACGGGTCGAGTGGACTTTGCGCCGGGAACTGGCCTGGGCAGCCTATACCGACCCCCTAACCGGGCTGGGCAACCGCCGGGCCTTCGAGCGCGACTTAGAAAAACTCGCTCGGCTGCCGCAGGGCCGGGTGGGGGTGCTGGTGTTGTTCGACCTAGATGAATTTAAGTTGATCAACGATACCTACGGCCATATCCATGCCGATCATGTGCTGGTACGGCTGGGTGGGGTGCTGCGCGCTAAGGCCAGAGCCGGTGACCGGGCCTACCGCTTGGGGGGCGATGAATTTGCCCTAATTATCGAGGGTTCCCCCACCCTCAATCCCGCCCGCACCGCGGAGCGCTACCGGGCGCTACTGGAGGAAATTCGCGTTTCAGACAGCACTTTCCTCCGGGTCAGCCTGGGTTATGCGGTCTATCCTAACGACGGGACGGATATCCAGAGCCTTTGGCGTATTGCCGACGATCAGATGTACAAAGACAAAGCCATGCGCAAAGGCCGCACCCCTTTGTTTGCCGGCCTCGAGCAGCGCTTTACCGTGTTTCAAATCCAGACCCCTCTATTCCGCCTGGCCAACCGGCTGGCCCAGGTGTTGCGTATGGGGCCGGAGGAACACCAAGTTTTGCAAGCCAGCTGCTATCTGCTACAGATGGCGCTGGGTGAAGTGGAGCCTCGCCCGGAGGTGCAGATTCCCGATGGTTTGTTGCGGGAAGCCGCACGGGTGTTGATGTTTGTTCAAAGCCCCTGGGATGATAGTAGCGAGGCGCGAGAGGCCATCCCCCGGGTTGCCCGGGTGCTACAGGTGGCCCATTGGTTTGCATCGGCCATACGGCCTTTGGAAGGACGGGCGGCCCGCAGCATTGAAGAGGCCTTGGAAGAGGTTGCTCAACAAGCCCGGCAACGGTTCGACCCGGTCGTGCTCGAGGCGTTGTATTCTATACGCGGCTGGCTGAGCCAAGAGCTGGCGGCTTAA
- a CDS encoding type II toxin-antitoxin system HicB family antitoxin has protein sequence MKLRYRVEVFEDPEEPGVWLARMPSVAGVFSDGDRREEALSNVQEALEGMLEAMRKWGEPIPPSDFEDFVELEIPEPHAA, from the coding sequence ATGAAACTGCGCTACCGCGTCGAAGTCTTCGAAGACCCCGAAGAACCTGGAGTCTGGCTGGCCCGGATGCCTTCCGTTGCAGGGGTCTTTTCGGACGGAGATCGCCGGGAGGAAGCTCTTTCAAACGTGCAGGAGGCTCTGGAAGGAATGCTCGAGGCCATGCGAAAGTGGGGCGAGCCCATTCCACCCAGCGATTTTGAGGACTTTGTAGAGCTCGAGATTCCCGAACCCCATGCCGCCTGA
- a CDS encoding CHAT domain-containing protein, with product MNLEEFAAYLISEPDPAKRQARLQQVRPTIELVELLKAEVDRQKDVDTARALLAGERAVEAAAYVQDAKARPLALWAYAVGLTVRGNFAEAIPFYEEARKGLQALGYEEDANRAGVRQIQALAIMGDMNGALALAEETRAAFMGLGLLRDAALVSVNIGVIHYRAGRMLEAESAIIHALEQLSRVGDEVGLGKAHGNLALVYEAQDRYREAVAHYQAALDIFRTHNLTEDLIGNSVNLALLYRKEGRLNEALDLLSRVRVMYGKLDGNPNAAFAQLEEARIHLDLNLLTEAQKLSQELVEVFAARGMQMELAEALTTLGGAQAKQGALEEARQTLERAREGWLALQNALQAALVDVSVASLFLESGRQGQVEAYEQAVLVAGRAIEALSEVPSAKALGLSVMAEALLDLGNRPEAKRYLEEAASLAVGLGIPDLTIRIERLRGQMALLENRTQAAELHFKRAIERLEGVRASLRVDEFKSAYLGDKLEVYGDLVDLLLKAQRPGEAFEYAERAKSRALVDLLARGVEILRTTPDSEVERLQQELAQARQELNQHFLAMEAESLGGNRSSHWEKMLTLEERVTQLVRELERLQPETAMVEQVRAFHLQDLQQALKPGTILLEYFHTREGLMAFVVDGERVEVVRELGTMEQVRQHVEQLEFFLSRVAQGGIMLKIYGEEALKRSVDDHLQALHRMLIEPLPLELSGQSLIVVPHGMLHAVPFAALFDGKQYLIDRAEISLAPSAAVYALCTQRARRELGPLVAFGVPLEHIPQATLEVEQISQLAQSAHTFVGEAATLQNFFAAAPEAEVLHIATHGAFRPDNPMFSGLRMADGWLAARDLYNLRLGADLVVLSACETGLAKQASGDELMGLVRGFLYAGAPCLVASLWPVRDDATAKFMTTFYSNLRSGMSVAEALRKAQITLRQEYPNPYYWSAFTVTGDSHRRVRF from the coding sequence ATGAACCTTGAAGAATTTGCTGCGTATTTGATAAGCGAGCCTGATCCGGCCAAGCGGCAAGCACGCTTACAGCAGGTTAGGCCAACCATTGAACTCGTCGAGCTGCTCAAGGCCGAAGTGGACCGACAAAAAGATGTGGATACTGCCCGGGCCTTGCTGGCAGGGGAGCGGGCCGTAGAGGCTGCGGCTTATGTGCAAGACGCCAAAGCACGCCCGTTGGCCCTCTGGGCCTATGCCGTAGGTCTGACGGTGCGAGGCAACTTTGCCGAAGCCATCCCGTTCTACGAAGAAGCCCGCAAAGGGCTGCAAGCCCTGGGATACGAAGAAGATGCAAACCGCGCGGGGGTGCGACAGATTCAGGCTTTGGCCATCATGGGCGATATGAACGGTGCCCTGGCCCTGGCGGAAGAGACCCGCGCAGCCTTTATGGGGCTGGGGTTGTTGCGCGACGCGGCACTGGTGAGTGTCAACATCGGGGTTATCCACTACCGGGCGGGGCGCATGCTCGAGGCCGAGAGTGCCATCATACATGCGCTGGAGCAGCTTTCACGGGTGGGGGATGAGGTGGGTCTGGGCAAGGCCCATGGCAACCTGGCCCTGGTTTACGAGGCCCAGGATCGCTACCGCGAGGCCGTGGCCCACTATCAGGCCGCCCTGGACATTTTTCGCACCCACAACCTAACCGAAGACCTGATCGGCAACAGCGTGAATCTGGCCCTGCTCTACCGCAAGGAGGGCCGCCTGAACGAGGCGCTCGACCTTCTGAGCCGGGTGCGGGTCATGTACGGTAAGCTCGACGGCAACCCCAACGCGGCTTTTGCCCAGCTCGAGGAGGCCCGCATCCACCTCGACCTGAATTTGCTGACCGAAGCCCAAAAGTTGTCTCAGGAACTGGTAGAGGTTTTTGCGGCACGAGGCATGCAGATGGAGCTGGCCGAGGCCCTGACCACCCTGGGTGGCGCCCAGGCGAAACAGGGTGCGCTCGAGGAGGCACGCCAGACCCTGGAGCGGGCGCGGGAGGGCTGGTTGGCGCTGCAAAATGCCCTCCAGGCCGCTCTGGTAGATGTTTCGGTGGCCTCGCTGTTTTTGGAGTCGGGCCGGCAAGGGCAAGTGGAGGCCTATGAGCAGGCGGTGCTGGTGGCCGGGCGGGCCATCGAGGCCCTAAGCGAGGTGCCCTCGGCCAAGGCCCTGGGCCTGAGCGTGATGGCCGAAGCCTTGCTGGATCTGGGCAACCGACCGGAGGCCAAGCGCTATCTGGAAGAAGCTGCCTCCCTGGCCGTAGGGCTGGGTATCCCCGATCTCACCATCCGCATCGAACGCCTGCGAGGGCAGATGGCTCTGCTGGAAAACCGCACCCAGGCCGCCGAGCTGCACTTCAAACGCGCCATCGAACGCCTCGAGGGGGTGAGGGCCAGCCTCCGGGTAGATGAATTCAAGTCGGCCTATCTGGGGGATAAGCTCGAGGTCTACGGCGATCTGGTAGACCTGCTGCTGAAAGCCCAGCGCCCCGGCGAAGCCTTTGAATACGCCGAACGCGCCAAATCACGGGCCCTGGTAGATCTGTTGGCCCGGGGGGTTGAAATTCTGCGCACTACCCCTGACTCCGAGGTCGAGCGCTTGCAGCAGGAGCTGGCCCAGGCCCGCCAGGAACTCAACCAGCACTTTTTGGCTATGGAAGCCGAGTCGCTAGGAGGCAACCGTAGCAGCCACTGGGAAAAAATGCTGACCCTCGAGGAGCGGGTCACGCAGCTTGTTCGCGAGCTCGAGCGCCTTCAGCCGGAAACGGCCATGGTCGAACAGGTGCGCGCCTTTCACTTGCAAGACCTACAGCAAGCTTTAAAACCCGGTACCATCCTGCTGGAGTACTTTCATACCCGCGAGGGCCTGATGGCTTTTGTGGTAGACGGGGAGCGCGTAGAAGTGGTGCGCGAACTGGGCACCATGGAGCAAGTCCGGCAACATGTCGAGCAGCTCGAGTTCTTTTTGAGCCGGGTTGCGCAGGGCGGCATCATGCTCAAGATTTACGGCGAAGAAGCCCTTAAGCGCTCGGTAGACGATCATCTCCAGGCCCTTCACCGCATGCTCATCGAGCCCCTTCCACTAGAGCTTTCCGGCCAGTCCCTAATTGTCGTCCCGCATGGGATGCTGCACGCCGTGCCCTTTGCGGCATTGTTTGATGGTAAACAGTACCTAATCGATCGCGCAGAGATCTCTTTGGCCCCCAGCGCGGCCGTATACGCTTTATGCACCCAACGTGCGCGCCGCGAACTCGGCCCGCTGGTAGCCTTTGGGGTGCCCCTGGAACACATTCCTCAGGCCACCCTCGAGGTCGAGCAGATCAGCCAGCTTGCCCAATCCGCCCACACGTTTGTAGGCGAAGCAGCCACACTACAAAACTTCTTTGCCGCTGCGCCAGAGGCCGAGGTCTTGCATATCGCCACCCACGGGGCTTTCCGCCCCGATAACCCCATGTTTTCCGGGTTGCGTATGGCGGACGGCTGGCTGGCAGCCCGCGACCTCTACAACCTGCGCCTGGGAGCCGACCTGGTGGTGCTCTCGGCCTGCGAGACGGGCTTGGCCAAGCAAGCCAGCGGTGATGAATTGATGGGTCTGGTACGGGGCTTTCTCTATGCGGGGGCGCCTTGTTTGGTGGCCAGCTTGTGGCCGGTGCGCGACGACGCTACGGCCAAGTTTATGACCACTTTTTATTCCAACCTGCGCTCGGGAATGTCGGTTGCGGAGGCTTTGCGTAAAGCCCAAATAACGCTGCGTCAGGAGTATCCCAACCCCTACTACTGGTCGGCTTTTACGGTGACCGGCGACTCGCACCGCAGGGTGCGGTTTTGA
- the lysW gene encoding lysine biosynthesis protein LysW, translating into MTAECPECGSPIELNNPELGELVVCDTCGAELEVVGLSPLKLQAAPEEAEDWGE; encoded by the coding sequence ATGACAGCCGAATGCCCGGAGTGTGGAAGCCCGATTGAACTAAACAACCCCGAGCTGGGGGAGCTGGTGGTCTGCGATACGTGCGGAGCCGAACTCGAGGTAGTGGGTCTTTCGCCCCTCAAGCTGCAAGCTGCCCCCGAAGAAGCGGAGGACTGGGGCGAGTAA
- a CDS encoding 3-isopropylmalate dehydratase large subunit produces MGLTLAEKILSKRAGREVRAGELVVVEVDQVMVVDSIAGSFFKRLQQLEASPRYPEKVAIVIDHVAPAANVEVAKAQKEIREWGNRYGCRVFDVGRGICHQVLIEERLALPGGIVLGSDSHSTTYGGIACFGSGMGATDIALAAASGRTWLRVPETVKVTFRGRLAPGATAKDAALEMVRVLTADGATYMSIEMHLLDGAESLTRSQRLTLANLTVEAGAKCGLVVPSGEILELYQVPEWLYPDPDAVYAKEVEIDLSTLTPRVSVPFYVDNVEEVAQVKGKRVDQVFVGTCTNGRLDDLHEVAAILKGRKVAPGVRMLVIPASSEVLEAAATDGTLLTLLQAGATIGTPGCGPCMGRHQGVLAPGEVCVSTSNRNFRGRMGAADAEIYLASPRVAAATAVAGYITTPEELEVAHA; encoded by the coding sequence ATGGGCCTGACTTTAGCTGAAAAAATCCTTTCCAAACGAGCGGGACGTGAGGTACGGGCGGGCGAGCTGGTGGTGGTGGAGGTAGACCAGGTGATGGTGGTGGACTCCATCGCCGGGAGCTTCTTCAAGCGGCTTCAGCAGCTCGAGGCCAGCCCGCGCTACCCCGAGAAGGTGGCCATCGTGATCGACCATGTGGCCCCGGCGGCCAACGTGGAGGTGGCCAAGGCCCAAAAAGAAATCCGCGAGTGGGGCAACCGGTATGGCTGCCGGGTCTTCGATGTGGGCCGGGGCATCTGCCACCAGGTTTTGATTGAAGAGAGATTGGCCCTGCCGGGGGGCATTGTGCTGGGTTCAGACTCGCACTCCACCACCTACGGTGGGATTGCCTGCTTTGGTAGCGGAATGGGGGCCACCGACATCGCCCTGGCGGCGGCCTCGGGGCGCACCTGGCTCAGGGTGCCTGAGACGGTCAAGGTGACCTTTAGAGGGCGGCTGGCTCCTGGCGCGACGGCCAAGGATGCAGCCCTGGAGATGGTGCGTGTCCTCACCGCCGACGGGGCTACCTACATGAGCATCGAGATGCACCTCTTGGACGGCGCCGAATCCCTCACCCGCAGCCAACGCCTGACCCTGGCCAACCTCACGGTGGAGGCCGGGGCCAAGTGTGGGCTGGTGGTGCCCAGCGGCGAAATTCTGGAACTCTACCAGGTGCCCGAGTGGCTCTACCCCGACCCGGACGCGGTCTATGCCAAGGAGGTGGAGATAGATCTCTCTACCCTCACCCCCCGTGTCTCGGTGCCCTTCTACGTGGACAACGTGGAGGAGGTGGCACAGGTCAAGGGCAAGCGGGTAGATCAGGTGTTTGTGGGCACCTGCACCAACGGGCGCCTGGACGATCTGCACGAAGTCGCTGCCATCCTCAAGGGCCGCAAGGTGGCCCCCGGGGTGCGGATGCTGGTGATACCGGCTTCTTCGGAGGTGCTCGAGGCTGCCGCTACCGACGGCACCCTGCTCACCTTGCTGCAAGCCGGGGCCACCATCGGCACCCCCGGCTGCGGGCCCTGCATGGGGCGGCACCAGGGGGTGCTGGCCCCCGGCGAGGTGTGCGTGAGCACCTCCAACCGCAACTTCCGGGGGCGGATGGGGGCGGCGGATGCCGAGATTTACCTGGCCAGCCCCAGGGTAGCGGCGGCTACGGCGGTAGCGGGGTACATCACCACCCCGGAGGAGCTGGAGGTGGCCCATGCCTAG
- a CDS encoding type II toxin-antitoxin system HicA family toxin → MGFEEEEADARGSHRFFRHPDDRRVVAFHRKELKKGTWKAILKQIGLTEEEFNKL, encoded by the coding sequence CTGGGGTTTGAAGAAGAAGAAGCTGATGCCAGGGGCAGCCACCGGTTTTTTCGACATCCAGACGACAGGAGGGTGGTCGCCTTTCATCGAAAAGAGCTCAAAAAAGGCACCTGGAAAGCCATTCTGAAGCAAATTGGCTTGACCGAGGAGGAGTTCAACAAGCTCTGA
- a CDS encoding homoaconitate hydratase (catalyzes the formation of homoisocitrate from cis-homoaconitate) translates to MPRVWKFGDAINTDDILPGKYAPFMVGEDKFHTYAFAHLRPEFAANYRPGDILVAGRNTGLGSSREYAPEALRKLGLRAIVAKSYARIFYRNLVNLGIMPFEAPEVVDALQDGDLVELDFEQGLLRRGAETFRLRPPPAFLLEALKEGSILEYYRKYGRFPGERAGG, encoded by the coding sequence ATGCCTAGGGTTTGGAAGTTTGGCGACGCCATCAACACCGACGACATTTTGCCCGGCAAGTACGCCCCCTTCATGGTGGGAGAGGATAAGTTCCACACCTACGCCTTTGCTCATCTGCGCCCCGAGTTTGCCGCGAACTACCGGCCCGGCGACATTCTGGTGGCGGGCAGAAACACCGGCCTGGGCTCTTCCCGCGAGTACGCCCCGGAAGCCCTGCGCAAGCTGGGCCTGAGGGCCATCGTTGCCAAGAGCTACGCCCGCATCTTCTACCGCAACCTGGTCAACCTGGGCATCATGCCCTTCGAGGCGCCCGAGGTAGTAGACGCGCTTCAGGATGGCGACCTGGTAGAGCTCGACTTTGAACAGGGCCTTTTGCGGCGCGGGGCCGAGACCTTCCGGCTCAGGCCGCCACCGGCTTTTTTGCTGGAAGCCCTGAAGGAAGGCAGCATCCTGGAGTATTACCGCAAGTACGGGCGTTTTCCCGGAGAGCGCGCGGGCGGGTAA